The DNA sequence GCCTGCAGGAATGTCGTGGCGCTTCAGGGTGCTCAGAATGTCTTCAACAATGCGTTCCTGGTGTAACTGCACTGCCGAGAGGTTTACTGCGATGCGTATGGGAAGCCCTTTGCCTGCCCACACCCTCGCTTGCTGGCAAGCCTGCTCCAGCACCCATTGTCCAATTTCTACAATGGAGCCATTGCTTTCCGCGAACGGAATAAAATAATCCGGTGGCACCAGCCCCCGCACAGGGTGGTCCCAGCGAAGCAGAGCTTCTGCGCCAATGACCCGTTTTGTTTCAAGATCTACCTGAGGCTGGTACACCACATAGAACTGATCAAGGGCCAGAGCCTGGGAAAGGTCCTTCTCAAGTTGTTTACGATCCCGGATTTCCTGGTCGATACTGGCCACGTAAAACTGAAAGTGATCCCGGCCTTTCTGCTTGGCCAGCATCATGGTTTGCTCTGCACTCTGAAGCAGCCGGTCGGGCTGGATGGCGTCAGATGGGTACAGCGCTATACCCAGTGTTGCGGTCATGGAAATGGTCTGGCCTTCAATTCCTGTGCTCTCACTGATGCTGGCCAGAATGGCTTCTGCCGTATCTGCCGCCTGAAAGCCATCTTTAAGCCCTTTTTCTACCACAACAAACTGGTCGCCCCCGAGGCGGGCCAGGGTGAAGCGGCCACCCACCAGACATCCGATAAGCCGGTCTGCAACGGTTTGCAGGGCTACGTCCCCGGTACGGAAACCGCATTGATCGTTGATGGATTTGAAGTCGTCTATGCCGCAAACGATCACGGACAGAAGAGTCTGGTTGCGTCTCGACTCTTCGATATCATGCTCTAATAGCTCCATGAAGCTGTCCCGGCTCAGTAGTCCGGTCAGCTGGTCGTAGCGGGCGAGGCGGCTTACCCGGTCTTCTGCATCACGATGGCGTTTCTGGCTTTCCCCAATGGCTATGAGCAAGGTGTTTGTTGCGCTCACCCAAAGCCCGAGTTCATCTTTCTCATGGCCTGCCGGTGTTTCCACCAGGCGGTCATCCGGATGTGCCGGGTCTACCTGTTTAACAGAATGGACGATGCGCAACAGCGGGCGGGTCAGCAGCATGTATACAACGAAGAACAGCACCATTCCGAGAATGACTGCTGTGGCAATTACCGAGATGAAGGTAATGATGGCGCGGCCCAGCCACATGTGAGCGGCTGGAACCGTGTCGTAGTGGACAATGAAATAGCCGTATACAGTCTCGGGATCGCCCTGACGCGTCAGCTCTATATTGAATTGGCGTTCGGCACCGAAAATCCAGTTGGTCAGTGGCCGGAATGTGCTTTCAGCCAGAGGTCGCTCGCGAGTACTCAGGGGCTCCCCGTTTGTGTGGAGGATCTGGGCCAGATGCACGGACTCTTTTGCAAACAGGCCGTCGACCACTTGCGCGGCCAGGTCTTCGTCGATGCTGAAGACGGCCTGGGTTGCAGCATCTCTAACCATTGCCATTGTCTGGTTGGCCTGGTTATTGAGATCGGCTGACACGCGACGGGCATCCAGCACTATCTGTATGGTGCTGACGATTACGCTGCTGATCAGTGCAACTGTAAGTATCCACCAGAGGATGCGGTAGCCAAGGCGGTTTTCAACCTTAAAGGATGTTTGCATTCAGATCCGTCTTTAGCCTGTTTGCCAGGCGCCCATTTTTTGTAATCCTTAAGCGTCTGCGACACATAACATATTGCTGACAGTACGGATTATGGCTCAGGTTAAACAACACTGCATATAGTATCGGTGATTATTCCAAATAGTTGAGATTTCCGGCGTTTCAATTTGTAAGTGTCGCCGGTTGTCACATGCAAAACGCCCGCATATAGCGGGCGTTTTGCGGTCAGCCGTCACCGGCCGGATTTGGATCTGATCAGGCCAGGTTTTCGTTTACGAAATCCCAGTTGACCAGCTTCCAGAAAGCTTCGAGGTAGTTCGGGCGGGAGTTGCGGTAGTCGATGTAGTAGGCGTGTTCCCACACATCAACAGTCAGCACTGGCTTGTCTGCACCGGTCAGCGGAGTTTCCGCATTGCTGGTGTTGACAATGGCAACGCTGCCATCGGCTTTCTTGACGAGCCAGGTCCAGCCGGAACCGAAGTTATTGGCGGCTTTGTCGCTGAATTCTTTCTTGAACTCTTCAACTGAACCAAAGGCTTTCTCAATGGCTTCCTTGGCCGCACCAGTGGGCTCGCCACCGCCGTTCGGGCTCAGGCAGTGCCAGTAAAAAGTATGGTTCCATACCTGGGCTGCGTTGTTGAATACCGGGCCGCTGGCGCTTTTGATGATTTCTTCAAGCGACTTGTTGGCGTTGTCAGTACCTTCAACCAGGCCGTTAAGCTTGGTTACGTAGGTGTTGTGGTGCTTGCCGTAATGGTATTCGAGGGTTTCAGCAGAGATATGCGGTTCGAGTGCGTTCTTTTCGTAAGGTAGTGCCGGAAGTTCAAATGCCATGAGGTCGTTCTCCCTGGTTCTCTCAATTATGGTTAATGTCACGGCTCTAATATAGGGCCGATTTGAGCGATATCAACCCCGTAAGGCAATTCAGCTCTTAGGGGTCAGTGTGCTGTTGAACTCGGGACTGCCAGGCAGAAACTGCACGCAGTTCCTGACCCGCCAGACCATTTCTTCGTAGCTGTCAGCTAAAACGTTGACGTGGCCGAGTTTTCGGCCGGGCCGCTCGGCTTTGCTATAAAGATGAACGTGAGCGTAGGGCAGTTCCAGCAGTCGCTCTATATCCCCGTGTTCACCGATAATGTTGATCATGCAGCTGAGGCCGCGTGGTGCGACATTGCCCAGTGCATGGCCGCTGACGGCTCTGATATGGTTCTCGAACTGGCTGGTCATCGCACCTTCGATGGTCCAGTGGCCGGAGTTGTGAACTCGCGGTGCCATTTCGTTTGCTACCAGGCCTGTGGGCGTATCAAACAGCTCCAGCGTCAGCACTCCAACGTAGTCCAGTTCGTTGAGCAGGGCTTTGATATAACGCTCTGCATCTTCCTGAACGTGCTTTTCCAGTCTGGGTGCCGGAGCGATCGCGTAGCGCAGTATGCCCTCGTGATGCACGTTCTCGGAGATGGGGTAGAAGGCCAGTTGGCCATCTTCAGCCCGTACTGCAATAATCGATACTTCGCGCTTGAATTCGACAAATTTTTCTACCATCAGCCGTGAATGGCCGATGGATTCCCAGGCGGCTTCCGCGTCTTCCGGGCTTTTCAGTACGGCCTGACCCTTGCCGTCGTAGCCTTCGGTATTGGATTTGGCAACTACCGGGCAGCCCAGGCTTTCTGCCGCGGCTCTGAGGGATTCGGCACTGTCGGCAATTTTCCATTGTGGTGTAGGGATGCCCAGCTCACCGAACAGTGTTTTTTCGGCTTCACGGTTCTGGCAGACCTGCAGGGCGCGGGGGCAGGGGTGAACCGGTTTTTCTTTTGCGAGTTTTTCTGCAACTTCCACTGGCAGGTGTTCGAACTCGTAGGTGACCCGATCTACCCGGGACAGAAAGTCGTCCAGGTATTTGCCTTCACGATCAATAATAACTTCACCCAACCCCGCGCTGGGGCTGCCTGACATGTCATAGAAAACAAAGGTTTTGGCCAGCGGATATCCGGCGAGGGCAAGCATTCTTCCCAGTTGGCCAGCGCCTAGTACGCCAATTCTCATTTGTGTTCTCCTGCCGAAGTCGGGCACTTTGCTTTGGGTGGTAAGCGAGGGTGGGGCGAGGCTTTTCAAAACACGCTGTGAATACGTCCGTATACGCTTGGCTCCGCCATCCATGGCTCCGCACAGTTTTGGAAAGCCTCGCCCCGCCCTCGCAATCTTAACTGGGCAGTGGGTTCACTGCTCTTTCGGATCCGGGTTGTCCAGAATCGTTTGGGTCTGCGTTGCCCTGAATTCATCAACGGCTTTGCGAACACTTTCATCAGAAGTGCCGATTATCTGTGCTGCGAGGAGGCCTGCGTTGGTGGCGCCAGCATTGCCGATCGCCAGTGTGCCTACAGCTATGCCTCCTGGCATTTGTACGATGGACAGCAGCGAATCTAGGCCGCTGAGTGCTTTTGATTGCACAGGAACGCCCAGTACCGGCAAGGAGGTCTGGGATGCGACCATGCCGGGTAGATGGGCGGCGCCACCAGCGCCTGCGATTATGACTTTCAGACCGCGGTCGGAGGCAGTTTTCGCATAGTCGAAAAGCAGATCCGGCGTGCGGTGGGCCGAGACAACTCTGGTTTCATAGGCGACGCCGAGTTTGTCCAGCATATTGGCGGCGTTTTCCATGGTGGGCCAGTCGGATTTGGAGCCCATGATAAGACCTACTAGCGGCTGCATACGCAACTGTCCCGTGATAATTGGAAAGCGGCACATTGTATGTTTTGGCTATCTACCATGCAAGGAAGGTGTTGCAGTGCTTCGCACGGCTTCATATGCCCTCGTAGAGTCAGTACCTTGAGGCTTCGTCATTTCAACCGGTGAACAACTGCATGTATTATCGATAACAGTAAATCAAACCGCCCATATCCAGGAGTTGTAATGGAACCCATCCGTCCTGATGACGATGAACTGAGAGCCGAGCGGCCTTTTGGTGTGTCAGAGCAAAATACATCCGTGCAGAAGAAAACCAGGGCGTCAGCCGAGGGTGCAGGTGGTAGTTCCAGGCCACCGAAACCGCCCAGTGGTGATAACGAAGGAGGCGGCAGCAGGTCGAGCCTTGTAGTTCTCTGGCTGGTTGTTGTGATTGTGGCTGTGGCTTCTGTCGCTGGCTGGTACTCGCAGAATCAGCAGATTCAGATGCTTGAAGGTCAGCTGGAAGAAGCGGATTACTGGGCGCGGCAGAGTAAGCTTGCGTTGGCCCGGTTTGAAGGAGACCTTACGGAAACGGGGGAAAATCTGCAGGAGCATGGTGCATCACTGGCAGAGCAGTTGGCATCCCAGAAGAAACAGATTGACGAGGCCGGTAGCGAGATCCGTAAATTGTGGGTTGTCGCAAACGAGCGGAACAAAAAGCGTCTGGATGATCAGCAGGAGCGAATTGCTGCCGCAGAAGCTACGCTTGCACAAAGCAGTAAGGCACTCGCGGATGTGAGTTCCACGGTTGAGCAGGTCCGGACCTCGCTGAGTGCCGATCTTGCAGCCCTGACGAGGCAGACGGAGACTTCAATTGCGGCCCTGGAAGATTCTGGCCGACAGACAGCAGAGCAGCTGACATCAGTCAGCAAACAAGTGGCGGATGTCGATCAGGTTGTTGAACGACGGGTACGCCGTTTTGAGCAGGAACAATCGCTTGGTATCAGTGGAATCGAAGGACGGTTGTCTGCTATTGAACAAAAACTTGCCGGTCTGGCCGGCAATGATGGCGAGCGGGCACTCAGAAATGAGTTGGCTGAGGTGAAAAAGAATATTCAGGCGATTGACTCTTCCCGGGCTCAATTCACCTCGCGCCTCGTGCGCTTGTCGGAGGAGGTTAATCAGTTACGTAATGAGACTATTGGCCAGTAGGTTGAAAAAAATTTGACACCGCCGGACAAATGCTTAAAATGCGCCTCTCACTTGATCGAGACAACGAAGTTTGTTCGCAGATCTCAGCGGCTTGATCAGGTGAAAGCCTTTGAAAGGTTTGAAGTGGGTGGTTAGCTCAGCTGGGAGAGCATCGCCCTTACAAGGCGAGGGTCACTGGTTCGATCCCAGTACCACCCACCACTTTCTTTCAAGGCAGACATCGGGCACTTGAGTTCGATGTGCGATTCAGGTTTAATGCCGAATCGATGTGGAGCGGTAGTTCAGTTGGTTAGAATACCGGCCTGTCACGCCGGGGGTCGCGGGTTCGAGTCCCGTCCGCTCCGCCACTTTATTCCCGGGTGGTTAGCTCAGCTGGGAGAGCATCGCCCTTACAAGGCGAGGGTCACTGGTTCGATCCCAGTACCACCCACCAGATTCCAGAAAAGGGCAGGTCCATTGGACCTGCCCTTTTTTTTATTTTCCGATTAGTGACTGGCCACAAACCCGCACAACGTTTCCATTGACGCCACCGGATGCGGGGCTGCAAAGCCAGGCAATGGTTTCTGCGACATCTACCGGCTGGCCGCCCTGAGACAGGCTGTTCATGCGCCGTCCGGCTTCGCGCAATGTTATAGGCATGGCTGCTGTCATCCGGGTTTCAATAAAGCCCGGGGCTACTGCATTTATGGTAATGCCGTTCCTGACCTGACGGGCCATGGCGTTTACGTAGCCGATTACACCGGATTTAGCTGTTGCGTAGTTGGTTTGTCCGAAGTTTCCGGCGATGCCGCTGATGGAGGATATGCACAGGATACGTCCGCTTTCGCGAAGTAATTCCCGCCCCATCAGTTCCTCATTGATGTGTTCCTCGGCCGTGAGGTTAACCGCGATGGTCATATCCCAGAAATGCTCGGGCATCTTGCCCAGTGTTTTGTCACGGGTGATGCCCGCGTTGTGAATGAGCAGGTCCACGCCACCAAAATGCTCTTCTATAAAGTCCGCAATCTTTGCAGGAGCTCCTTTGGCAGTAATGTCGCAGGAAAGAGCTTTGCCATTAATAGTGTGAACTACTTGTTCGAGCTCATCCATGGCCGCTTCAATGTCCAGTCCAATGACAGTGGCTCCGTCCCGGGCGAGAGTTTGCGCAATGGATGCGCCGATCCCCCTTGAGGCGCCTGTTACCAGTGCCACTTTGCCGGTAAGCGGTGCAACCGGATTAACTGTTGGTGCATCAGCAGCTTTGCCAATACGTACAGTCTGGCCGGATACATAGGCGGACCGGGCAGACAGAAAGAAGCGGAGGCTGGACTCCAGTTGCTTTTCTGCATTGGGTGCCATCCAGAGTAGGTTGGCGGTTGCTCCTTTTTTGCCTGCTTCTTTGCCAACGCTGCGAGTAAAGCCTTCCAAAGCCTGCTGTGCCGCAGCCTGGGAGGCTTTGCGGCAAGTGGCCGGATCCTGGCCTACAATCAAAACACGGGCATTCATGCCGAGCTTTTTGATAGTGGGGTGGAAGAAATCGTACAAGGCGCGTAAATCTTCAGAGCTTTTCAGGCCGGTTGCGTCGAATACCAGAGCTGAGAGTTTTGTCTGGGTGTCTGAGGTCAGTTCCCACGCCTGTGCCTTGCTGCCGGCTTTTGACGAATCTTCAAGCGTTGCTTTGCCGCTGGCACTATAAAGAGTAGCGGCGCTGGCGCTGAGCACGCTGCCAATTGCCGTTATGGCTTTGCCGCCGTTACCTGCCCCAACCAGTACATTGCCTTCAATAAATGGCTGGTCTGCGCGTCTGAGTCGTTTTAACGGTACGGGAGAGGGCAGGCCAAGGGATTGAGCGGCGGTTTTGCCGATCGGAGTATTAACCAGTTTGAGGTAGATGTCAGACACGACTTCGTCCTTGCGTTGCATTGATTGAAGGGGGGGGCGCACGTTTCGTTTCAACGATAGGCTTTTATCATGGCACAGGCCCTGGAGCCCAACCAGAAGAAATCAGCAGCCCCGAAAACGTCAGGAAAGGGTATTGACGACACCCTGTAAGGATAAATTTCCGTAAAGTGGGAATAGTCTTTGACAGATGGGCTCAGGCTCCGTAATATGCGCGCCACGGTGATCGAGAGATTGCCAACAAGTTTGATGCGGGGTGGAGCAGTCTGGTAGCTCGTCGGGCTCATAACCCGAAGGTCGTAGGTTCGAATCCTGCCCCCGCTACCATATAAAAGAAAGGCAGATCAGTAGCTTACTGATCTGCCTTTTTTCGTTTTTGTCTCTTCTTCTTCCGGTTCGGCCAATCGCAGTAATGCGGTATGTCTTTGGTTGTATCACAGCACTGCGGTAAGCAGCGATCTGTGCTGATGCGAAACTGATCCAGTGCTTTCTGCAAATCTGATCGTTCTCCTGTCTCCTGGTGTGGTGTGCCAGTCTCTGGTTTCAGGGAAACAGGAGAGCCCCTGTAGGCGGGGGTGTTGATATGCAAACTTTATACTGACCGCGGGTATACATGTCGCCTTTATGTGCTTATTTTATGTGTCCGCCCTAAAGTAAAGAATAGACTATGGTATATGATCGTTTTGATTGACTTGAGAGTCTGCGTCAGTTATCGAATAGCTACCTTGAAGCCTTATTTATCTCCGGCCTGATACATTTTGGTTGCTCTCTGTGCGGGAGTAGTTTTATGGGCATGTATTGGGAGATATTTCAATGCTGACGTGAAGGGTAAAGTCCGGAATTAAGCTGGAAAGGCCTGGAGAGTCAGTATTTACGGGCCTTCAGGGTCAACTCCTTTGAGCGGTAAGCTGCTATTTTTTCTGATAAAAGCCGGGAAATCTATCTGCTTTGTAACTGCCTCGTTACCTGTTGTTACATATTTCCGCATTAATGCTCAGTGCGCTGACGTTTTAAAAGATTTTGTAAAACAAAGTTTTATATTTAATCGGTATTATTGAATTCATTGATTTTATTTCACGCCTGTTATTTATAACCATGGAAATAATATGACCGAAAGTGAGCAATATTGCCTCCTTATGCTGCTCAGAAAAGTGAAGCGTGACCAGAGCAACCTGCACATTAAATTCAAAAGCGGTGGTCAGATGGTTGTGTTGGGAAAAGAGGGCTTGTTCAGGCAGGACGGGTGCAACTTGAAAAGCCTTGTTCAGGCTACACCTGCCAATACCGTGGTCAGAAAAATAGCAAAAAAATCTCCTGTTATAGATGGCGTTAAAAAAAGGGGGCGGGAGTTACGCGAACTGCAATGGATGCTTGCCTATGAGATGTCCGGTGGAAAACTGCTGTTCGACGCTAAGGACACACACGTTTTCAAAATTGATCGATGGCCGAATTTTACAAGGCTACCGCACTCTGACAGCTGTTTAAGGATGGCCGCATTTCTTGGCAAGCGCGCGACATCTGTTGCGCTGGTGTCAAAAATACTGGAAATACCTATCGAGCAGGTCAGACGCTTCTATGTTGCATCCCGGGAGGCCGGTTACACCGTTGCCCTGAATGAAAAAGCCGAAGTGACTGAGGTAGGTGCTAAATGGATCAACCGTGCTCTGATCTCGTCGTTGCTGATGAAGCTTAAGCGGGTG is a window from the Marinobacter sp. ANT_B65 genome containing:
- a CDS encoding putative bifunctional diguanylate cyclase/phosphodiesterase — translated: MQTSFKVENRLGYRILWWILTVALISSVIVSTIQIVLDARRVSADLNNQANQTMAMVRDAATQAVFSIDEDLAAQVVDGLFAKESVHLAQILHTNGEPLSTRERPLAESTFRPLTNWIFGAERQFNIELTRQGDPETVYGYFIVHYDTVPAAHMWLGRAIITFISVIATAVILGMVLFFVVYMLLTRPLLRIVHSVKQVDPAHPDDRLVETPAGHEKDELGLWVSATNTLLIAIGESQKRHRDAEDRVSRLARYDQLTGLLSRDSFMELLEHDIEESRRNQTLLSVIVCGIDDFKSINDQCGFRTGDVALQTVADRLIGCLVGGRFTLARLGGDQFVVVEKGLKDGFQAADTAEAILASISESTGIEGQTISMTATLGIALYPSDAIQPDRLLQSAEQTMMLAKQKGRDHFQFYVASIDQEIRDRKQLEKDLSQALALDQFYVVYQPQVDLETKRVIGAEALLRWDHPVRGLVPPDYFIPFAESNGSIVEIGQWVLEQACQQARVWAGKGLPIRIAVNLSAVQLHQERIVEDILSTLKRHDIPAGRLELEVTETSFMTNLSDAVAKLDILNRAGISIAVDDFGTGYSSLTYLKKMPVKHLKIDKQFIRDLLVNEEDTRIANTIIDLGRSLNLTVVAEGVETAEQEFYLSQRGCKLAQGYFFSKPLRPADFETFVQDFHQKLIENNT
- a CDS encoding 3-oxoacyl-ACP reductase encodes the protein MSDIYLKLVNTPIGKTAAQSLGLPSPVPLKRLRRADQPFIEGNVLVGAGNGGKAITAIGSVLSASAATLYSASGKATLEDSSKAGSKAQAWELTSDTQTKLSALVFDATGLKSSEDLRALYDFFHPTIKKLGMNARVLIVGQDPATCRKASQAAAQQALEGFTRSVGKEAGKKGATANLLWMAPNAEKQLESSLRFFLSARSAYVSGQTVRIGKAADAPTVNPVAPLTGKVALVTGASRGIGASIAQTLARDGATVIGLDIEAAMDELEQVVHTINGKALSCDITAKGAPAKIADFIEEHFGGVDLLIHNAGITRDKTLGKMPEHFWDMTIAVNLTAEEHINEELMGRELLRESGRILCISSISGIAGNFGQTNYATAKSGVIGYVNAMARQVRNGITINAVAPGFIETRMTAAMPITLREAGRRMNSLSQGGQPVDVAETIAWLCSPASGGVNGNVVRVCGQSLIGK
- the purE gene encoding 5-(carboxyamino)imidazole ribonucleotide mutase, with the translated sequence MQPLVGLIMGSKSDWPTMENAANMLDKLGVAYETRVVSAHRTPDLLFDYAKTASDRGLKVIIAGAGGAAHLPGMVASQTSLPVLGVPVQSKALSGLDSLLSIVQMPGGIAVGTLAIGNAGATNAGLLAAQIIGTSDESVRKAVDEFRATQTQTILDNPDPKEQ
- a CDS encoding 5-(carboxyamino)imidazole ribonucleotide synthase, with the protein product MRIGVLGAGQLGRMLALAGYPLAKTFVFYDMSGSPSAGLGEVIIDREGKYLDDFLSRVDRVTYEFEHLPVEVAEKLAKEKPVHPCPRALQVCQNREAEKTLFGELGIPTPQWKIADSAESLRAAAESLGCPVVAKSNTEGYDGKGQAVLKSPEDAEAAWESIGHSRLMVEKFVEFKREVSIIAVRAEDGQLAFYPISENVHHEGILRYAIAPAPRLEKHVQEDAERYIKALLNELDYVGVLTLELFDTPTGLVANEMAPRVHNSGHWTIEGAMTSQFENHIRAVSGHALGNVAPRGLSCMINIIGEHGDIERLLELPYAHVHLYSKAERPGRKLGHVNVLADSYEEMVWRVRNCVQFLPGSPEFNSTLTPKS
- the sodB gene encoding superoxide dismutase [Fe] — translated: MAFELPALPYEKNALEPHISAETLEYHYGKHHNTYVTKLNGLVEGTDNANKSLEEIIKSASGPVFNNAAQVWNHTFYWHCLSPNGGGEPTGAAKEAIEKAFGSVEEFKKEFSDKAANNFGSGWTWLVKKADGSVAIVNTSNAETPLTGADKPVLTVDVWEHAYYIDYRNSRPNYLEAFWKLVNWDFVNENLA